One Candidatus Peregrinibacteria bacterium genomic window, CCAAAAATTGATCTCAAAAAATTTGATGCGTTTCTCTTCGATCTCGATGGAACATTTGTTGACGGAAGTGATCGACACTTTGTTGAATGCGTAAAAAAAACCGGGGAAGAACTCGGATATGAGAATCTTTTTATTCCTCCCGGTGCGCCACTTAAAAACTTTTTGAGAACAACTTTGAAAGGTGTGAGCGAAGAACTTATCGAAAAATTTTTGGAAAAAATAGAATACTCATGACGAAAACTCCACGTCCTATTTCGTTTCATGAAGATGCAATTCAGTTTATTACTGCATACTTTTCTATTCCACGAGCTCTGGTAACGAACTGTGTCGGTTGGGAACTTGATCTTACTCTGCAAGCTCTTCCCCTACGACAATATTTTGATGTAATTGTGAACTATGAGCCTCCGCTCAGGGGAAAACCAGAAGGAGATTTATATCTCAAAGCAGCTGAAATACTCCAAGTTTCTGCCAAAAAATGTCTTATTTTTGAAGATTCTGCCACGGGAATTTTGTCGGGAAAAAATGCAGGAATGACTGTTGTTGCAATTGATCGTGGAATACACCGAGATTTTCATGAAGCCGATGTTGTCGTACCATCTTTTTGTGAACTGATGCAATGAAACTGATAACTGGTTCCTGACAACTAGACTACTGACTTCCCCTTGCTCTCGAGCGGAAAATCTGCAAGAATCCAGTGCGCTTTTTGCATTCATATGAAGCCATTCCTTTCTGCTTCTCTTCTCGGTGCTTTGCTCATATTTGCGGGATGTGGTGGTGGATCTCCAGAATATCAAATTCCTGGTGATACAGAACTCGAATCGATTTCACTTCAGGGTATTTCTCTAAAAAAACCACCCTCTTGGGAGCTCATTGACAGAACAGACCGTCCAGACGCTATCCCTTCAGATGTCATTTTGCTCATGAGGTCAGTAGAACCGTGGGGAGCTCAACTTAATTTTGCACTTGTGGGCGTGGGGAAAGAGAAATTGCCGGAAAATACTTCTTCAATTCAGTACGCAAAGGCTGCTGTACAAAAAACAGAACAGGAAATTGTAAACTATGAATCTGTGAGCGAAGAAGATATTGATATTCAGGGAAACAAAGCAATATTTTTGCAGTTTCGGGGAAAAGAATCTCTTTCAGGAGATGTACGAGAATGGTTCCATCTTTTTGTTGCAAAGAATGATATGGGATATGTTGTCAGCGCGGTAACTCCTCTTGATGCTGAGGCGAATCAAAAAGAATTCATAAAAAGTATCGTAAAGAGTTTTGCGTTTAGAGAAGCGAGTTGATCTTTTCATCATCATGGCGACGTGGCCAAGTGGTAAGGCAGGAGCCTGCAAAGCTCTTACGCGGCGGTTCGAATCCGCCCGTCGCCTCCATTGGTGAATTCGAGACGAATGACAAATCCGCGAAGCGGATGAGGAAATGAGTCCGAAGATCCAATGTCCCGCACACGAACGGAGTGAGTGGTGCGGGACCTCTGATGAATATTTTTGCACGCCGAGGTGGCGAAATGGTAGACGCGAAGGACTTAAAATCCTTTGAGAGAATATCTCATGCGGGTTCAATTCCCGCCCTCGGCACCACATATTTCCCCTTCCATATTTTCTGAATGAAAAATCCTCTTATTTCGCTCTTTCTTTGGCTTGGGAAAAAATTTCCGCAGCCTCCTCATCCTTTTAACACAGCGAAAAATGGGATTATGAGGCTTAATTACTCTGATTTTGAATATAAAGGAGCAGAGGAGATTTGGAAGTATTACAAAAATGCAATTGATTTTCATTCCCTCCGAGGAAAGACAGTTCTTGATCTCGCGTGTGGAGCGGGAGGAAAAGGAGTTTGGTTTGCGGAAAAATATGGCGCAAAAATTATCGGGATCGATATTTCTCCACATTTTATTGAACAAGCGAAAACTTGCGCAAAAGAACACTCCGTAGAAGAATTTTGTGATTTTCGAGTGGGAGATGCACTTGATACAAAACTCGATACCGAAAGTGTTGATTACATTGTTCTTCACGACGCGCTTGAACATATTCCAAATACAGAAAATCTGTTCCACGAATGTCACCGAGTTTTAAAGTGTGGCGGGCTCCTTCTCTTTAATTTTGAACCATATTATCATTTTTTTGGACATCATATATGGGATGTGATTCCGATTCCATGGCTTCATCTCATCACTACCGAATCATTTCGTGTTGAACTCTATAAAACAGCAGTAACAAAATATCCTGACGCAAAAGATCGTATCGGATTTCGGATTGGAAAAAATTCGAACGGAAAAGAGGCGTTTACCTATCTGAATGGAATCACGAGAAGGAAATTTATGAATATTCGAAAAAAATTCCTAGAAAATGATTTATTTCGAGTGGTGTATGAAGAATTTCGAACACTCAGGAGATTTCCATTGAATAAACTCGGAAAACTTCCTGTTCTGAATGAACTTTTTGTGAATACGCAAATTGGAGTGTGGGAAAAGATGGGAAAGAAGGATTGAATGATGAAGAGAATTTTTGATATGATGCTCTCAGAAGATTCTGTTTATTTTCATTATTATGTACACTTTTCATTTACTTTTTCGACCAGAACCTGAGGGCGGATATACTGTTCTCGTTCCAAGCCTTCCCGGATGTCTTACTTGGGCAGAATCTATTGAAGATGGGAAGGAACTCATAAAAGAAGCAATTCATGTGTACCTCGAAAGTGTTGAGAAACATTCGGAAAAGATTCATGACGATACTGAATCTTTTTATACATCCGTAAATTACGATCATGTCTAAATTCCCCGTGTATACACCGGAGGAAATTATCAGAATTTTAAAAATAAATGGATTTATGGAGGATCGACAGAAAGGAAGCCATAAAGTTTTTTATAATGCAAAAACTCTTCAACGCGTAGTTGTCCCCTGCCATAAAAAAGATCTTCCTATTGGAACTGCTCGATCAATTTTGAAAATGGCAGGATTACTTGGAAATGATGAATAAATTATCAGAACATCATAGCGGCCATTTTGGTGAGTACGGCGGACGATTCGCTCCAGAAGTTCTGCTTCCTGCTCTTACAGAAACGGAAAAAGTATGGAATGAAGTAAAAACCGATCCAAAATTTTGGAAGGAGTTTGATTATTATGCAAAAACATATGTGGGAAGACCTTCTCCACTGTATTTTGCGGAGAATATCACCAAAAAACTTGGTGGCGCAAAAATTTACGTAAAGCGTGAGGATTTGAATCACACAGGAGCACATAAAATTAATAATGCTCTTGGACAAGCTCTTCTCGTAAAACGAATGGGAAAGAAGCGGGTCATTACCGAAACCGGAGCCGGGCAAAATGGCCTTGCCGTTGCAACGGTTTCAGCACGATTTGGATTCGACTGCACCGTGTACATGGGAGAAATTGACGTCGCAAGGCAGAGACCAAACGTGTTTTGGATGGAACGGCTCGGGACAGAAGTTGTTCCAGTGCTTACCGGAACAAAAACGCTCAAAGATGCGACGAATGAGGCACTTCGAGATTGGATTACCAATGTTCAGAGTACGCACTATATTATTGGATCAGCGCTTGGTCCGTATCCATTTCCCGAAATGGTGCGTGAATTTCAGCGAATTATTGGACGGGAAGCAAAACAGCAAATTTTAGAAATGGAAGGAAAGTTGCCAGAAATGATCATTGCCTGCGTTGGAGGTGGATCAAATTCCATTGGAATTTTCACTGATTTTCTTGAAGAAAAATCCGTGAAGCTCATCGGAGTTGAAGCTGGAGGAAAAGGAATTCAGGGAAATGAACATGCCGCGAGATTTGCTGGAAAAAATGCTCGTGTTGCTGTCGTTCAAGGATACAAAAGCATTTTCCTTCAAGATGACGATGGACAAATCGCTCCAACGCATTCGATTTCTGCGGGGCTTGATTATGCAGGAATTGGTCCAGAACACGCATATCTCCACGATCTCAAACGTGTGGAATATACATTTGCGTGTGATGAAGAAGTTCTGGAAACGCTGAAACTCGTGATGAGGGAAGAAGGAATGATTCCGGCGCTTGAAAGTGCACATGCCTGGGTGGAAGCCATAAAACGTGCGCCAATGATGAAATCAGATGAAATTATTATCGTGAATCAGAGTGGACGCGGAGACAAGGACATTTTTTTGATTGCAGAAGCGCTCAAAGATGAAGGATGGAAGGAGTTTTTGAAAAGCAAAACATGAACCAGAAAAAATTCTTCATCTCTCTGTGTCTATTTCTCGTCATTTTTATTGTTCCGAGTTTTAGAAACGTGTACCACTGGTTTCCTTTTCCTGAGCTTTTTGCCTTTTTGTACCTTATCTCTGGAGGAGTTGTATTTTATGTGCTCTTTCGAAATGTCGTTATCACATTCATCGAAAAAGTCCCTTCCAAAATAATTTTTCTTTGCGGAATTGTATATCTCCTCATAATGTCCGCATTTACATTTCAAGTTCTCGATTGGAGCAATTCACTCAAATCTTTTAGGAGAGATTCCACGGCAGATGATGCAATGATTCTTTCTGCACAATCTTTTTTTGATGGTGCGGGAATGTATAACGCCACTTTGTATGATGGCGCGCCAATTTCTCCAGGTCCCGGATGGATTCTCTTAAACTCCCCTCTCTCTCTTTCCGGACTCTATTTTCTCATCACTCCCATTTGGCTGGGAATTTTTTTATGGATGATTTGGAAAAAGTCTCATCATCATTTTCCTGTTGTGTTTGTGCTAATAACTCTCTCGATGAGCACGATATTTTGGACGTTGACTGGCGTTGGTCATGATCTTGTTTCCATATCTTTCGCGATCGGGATTTTTTTTCTTATGACGAAAAATATTACGAAAGAAACGCGAATTCTTACGCTTCTATTCATTGCGATATTTGTCGGAATTATCTCAACATCTCGAATTCTCTTTCTTATTCTTCCATGTATTTTTGCTCTGATAATTCCGTTCACAAAGCGTGCATTTCTTTTCTTCGTTACTTCTCTCATTACCGCGCTTCTTTTCCATTTCATATTTTTTGAATTGTCATCAAATTATGATCCGCTCCATCTTTTCTCGAGAGGCGAAAGAAGTGTTGGATATGATCTTATGGCGCTTGGCGGAATTTTGGAAATTGGTATTGGAGCTCTTTCTCTGTATTTGTACACACATCCGAAAATCCAATTTGCTTACAAAAATATTCTCCCGCTTCTTCTCCTTTTTCTACCACTTTTCTTAATTTCTTTTGGCGAACTTCGAAATGTTGGTTTTGATTTTGCAAAATGGGAAGGAGCAAATTATCTTATTCCGGTGTGGGGAATGTATTTGGTGACGATTTTAGGAGAAATGAACGTTGCAAAAACTGGCTCTCCCGTATCCCGTAACAGAAGCCTCTTCATGTCGCTAATGAAGTAGCCTTTATTTCATATCAATACCATAGCTTTCTTTAACGTTCTTCAATTCTAACTCACGACTTAATCTCCGCTGCACTCGCGCTCTTACTCCTTCTGATAAACGATTTAGAGGATCAGATCCATTCTCAAAGAGAGCTTCCACGTCTCCCCTACATGTGTCAGAGAGTGTTCCTCCACCTCCGCTAAGAAGTTCTTTCCCCCATTCCCACCACCCGCCGCCTTGACTCTCTCCGACTCCTGCCGCATTTTGCTCCAATCTCCTCAGTCCTTCTAGTAAATGACTTTGATTTGGCATAAAAAAATATAAATTTTATTCATTTTCCTCGTTTTTTTGATTTTGTCAAGCAGCATCGATCACTTTTTTTGATCAACATTCTAAAAAATCCCTTTAATTCGGCAAAATATCATAATTTTCCACTTCCGAAATTTTTTGATTTCGCGAAAGTTCTGGATTATAAATCTGGTAGAAAAGCTCAACAAGTTGCTGCGTGCTCAGTTGTTCCACCTGAAGATTGCAATTTTCGAGTCCTACTTTCACCACATTTACTCTCTGTATCAGACCTTTTTTCTGATTTTCAAATTCCCGATGACGCTCCCTGATTTTTGGAAAAGAATCTTCTGGAGAAATATAGTCCAAAAATTTTCGAATAATCCCCTTATTCTGCGAACGGAATGGATCATACGGAACAATCACAAAAAACTTTTTTTCCATAATATCCGCGTATTCCACGAGCTTTTTAATGTAATCGTGATATTCGAGCGTCTGCTTTTGCAGGAGATGATTTTGCTGTTTCGTCGCGATATCCTTGAGCTTATCGAGATAGTGATCAATGTCGAGTTTTCGTGATCTCACGAGCACCTGAATCGGAAATTCCAATGTATTCAAAAATCCCTGATACGCATAAATAAGTGAATTCTGCTCTGCTTCAGACTTGAGATTAAAATTCACACTTGAGGTTTGGAGCACAGCTCTCACGCCACCATTTTTAAGCACCACGACTCCATCTTTTATTTCCGCAATGGGAAGATACAGTGCGGAACTATGCATTGTTCCCGTATTTTTTTTATTTCGTACACTCGTATCATTCATAAGAAAAGGAAAAATAATTATGCGTGTTTGAGTTGAGATGCTGCAATGGCATGAGAAAGACGTACTTCGTGTCTCTCTTTCTCCAGCGCTGAAAGATGAAGCCCTGTGTCATCATTATGATCACCGGGGAGATTTTTTTCTTCATCCGAAAAAGCCGATTGGTGATCCAAAATCATTGTGAGCTTTTCGAGCGAAGTTTTGTCCTGTATTTTTGCCTGTTTTTGTTCTTCCTCAGATTTCGCAGATTTTTCCTGATCTTTTGCTTTTTGATCATTTCCGACTTTCGCTGTTACAAATGTGTAATGGAGCTTTGTCGTAACGGATTTATCCCACCACCTTCTCCGAGCATTATGATTGTATTCGTAAAGAAGAAGTGCCCATTTCAAAAAACTCACATCATTTATCCTCAAAAAGGCAAAGGCGAGCGAAAGAAAAAATGGAATACAAATAAATACATAGTCGATAATTCCGAGAAAATATGAATCCGAAAGTATCAAAAAAATAGTATATGAAATTCCGCCGCCTGCCGCGAGAATGAGAAGTTGCTTCAGTGTGAGAGGACCAATAATTTTGTCCTCAATCTGAACATCCGCTGGAATTTTGTATTGGAGCATTGTTTTTGATCGTAACCATCACACAATTATACAGGAAATACCGATATTTATCAAATTTCACCACGTGGTTTTTTTGAGGATTTCATCTCTCTCTTCGTCATCCGCAAACCTTGGCTTCCAGAGTTTTTCTATCACAATCGGTTTGATTTCATATCCTGTAATTTTTGCGTCTTCAAATCTCACTTCCGCGAGAATTCCTTTTTTCGTTTCCGAGAGAAGTTGGTCAAATACGAGATTCCCGAGGGAATAAAAAACTATGCCACCGTTATATTCCTCCACTGGCTGAATAACATGCGGATGATGACCAATAACGAGCGATGCGCCAGCATCAATGGCATTATGGGCAAATTCTACAAAATCCTTATGTGGACGTGAAATATATTCTGATCCCGTATGAACAGAAACAATCACCACATCAGCAATCTCTTTTGTCCTTTGAATCCGTTCTCGCAAAAGATCTGCGTCAGGAATCATCGCATACCCCGGTTTTTCCTCTGTAGCGGCGTAGTATGGTGAAATATCAGAATATGCGAGGAAGCCAAAAACAACATCGTTCGCCACGAGAAACGTCGGCTCTAAAGAGGATTCCGAATTTTCTCCCGCTCCAACAAATCGAATATCATTTTCTTTGAGCATATCCATCGTATATAAAACTCCTTCTTTTCCCGCATCGCCTATGTGGTTATTGGCGAGAGAAACGATATCAATTCCGGCAAAAAGAAGACCTTCAATGGACTTTACATCAGCGCCAAAAACCATGCCTCCTGAAAAGTGTTGTGGAGCTCTATCAAATGGAGATTCGAGATTTACAAATGTGATATCTGCTGAGGAGAGATACTCGGCAATATCTTGGAATGGAGCGGTGTAATCATTATTTTTCTCCATGAGCACGTCCACATATCTCGAGAGCATGACGTCTCCTCCAAAAATAAGAGTGTTTTTGTGCACTTCTGGCGGATCAATATGGAATTTCTGAACAGGAATCTTCTTCGTGTCTTCCTCTGGAGATGAAGGCGCTCCATGAAGGGCTGATCTGAGTTCCGTCCGCATTTTTGTTTGGTCATGCTGCGAAATAATGGAAGTTTCAAAAATATGCCCTGGGAATTCTTGGAGAATGAGAAGGACTATCCCAAAAACAAGCAGGATAATGCCGAAAAAGAGGAGAAATACCCGAAATGTGTGTGTGTATTTGTGAATACGAGGAGGACAATATTATTTGTATTTTTGATATATTATACATTTTTTTACTTATTTTGGCAATTTTTGACTTTTTCCGATATTTTCTCGAAAATCTCGGAAGTGATACCACTTCTCAAAAAAATTAATTCTCTTTTGGCGTTTTTTGCAATCTGGGAATATCCTCTTCAGAAAGAGGAAATTGAACTGTTTCTTGGCGAAAATGTGGCTCAAGAAATTTTGAACCAACATTTTGTCGCTCTCGAAGGAAAATATTATTCCACCATTTCCGACACAGAACTCCTCAAAAAAAGACGTGCAGAAGCAGAAATTTTCTCCGAAGTAATTCAAAAAAAAGCACGGAAATTTGCGAAAATATTACGGCATTTTCCATTTTTGAGATGTGTTTCTCTGTGCAATACCGGAGCCATGGGACCGGTTTCAAAGGACAGCGATATTGATTTTTTTCTCATTACCAAAAAAGGACGAATTTGGACGGCGAGATTTTGGAGTACTTTCTTTTTTCACATCATCGGGCTCAGAGCAAAAAGAACTGACACTTCGGGGAAATTCTGTCTCTCGTTTTATATTGATGAAGAGTTTGGAAGTTTTGAAAAATTGAAAAAACCTCATGACATCTACCTTCCGTTTTGGATTTTCACCCTTCAGCCATTTTGGGGAAAACCGTATTTTGAAAAATTTTGGGAAGAAAATAAAAGTTGGATTTCCAAAGAATATGGCATCCCTCAGCCAGACATGAAGATAATTCACTGGGATGAAAATTCCGAAAAGGAAAGTATTCTCCAAAAAATTCTTGAATTTTTTCAGCCAAATTTTTTCGAACAAATTTTCCGAGCGATTCTCCTTCTAAAATCCAAAAAATTCCGAAATCCCAATTCTCCAGAATACGCTCCTGACATGATTTTTGAGAATGATATTCAAAAACTTCATAATCCTGATCTCAGAAATGAAATTCAAGAGAAATGGGAGGCACATTATCAAAATTTAAAATCTAAAATTTAACATTTAAAATTTCCCCCTTCTCTGCTACTCTTCACGAGCTCTCTCTCTCCATCACATTTCATGATGCAACGGTTTCTTCGAATGGCGCTCATCTTTTTTGTGGCATACTTTGCTCTCTCACTTTTGTTCCCAAACCCGAACAAAAAAACTCCCGAGACAGCAGGAGATGTGGTTCTGACCATGGAAAAAACTGAGGTTGCTCAGGGAAATTTAGTGAAGGGAACTGTTCAGAACAATACCGAGGTTCCACTCGTACTTGGTGAAAAATATTCCCCGCCGGAATATTTGATTTTTGAAAGATATGAAAATGGAAAATGGGAAAGTGTTACGCCGAAAAATCCAACTGCCGTGAATACGCCCACGAAAATTGATCCTCATTCGCAAGCTTCTTTCTCATTTTCAGAATTCAATGAAGAAATGTTTTTTCCCATTGGAAAATATCGAGTTCTCATCCGTCCTGACTCCGAACATGAATTTGTTACCGAATTTAATGTCTTTGAACCTGGAATTCTCCGAACGCTTTTCCGAGCGGTATATAAAGTGATCTACAATATCTTCATCGTATTCCTCATGGTGGGATGGCGCAGTCTAGGGCTCGCGATCATTCTCATTACTGTGCTCATAAAAATGCTCTTGTGGGGACTCAATCAAAAATCACTCGAATCGCAAAAGAAGATGCAAAAAATTCAGCCGGAACTCGAACATTTGAAGATAAAATACAAAGACGATCAGCAAAAATTGGCGCAGGAAACGATGGCTCTCTGGAAAAAATCAGGAGTGAATCCACTCGCCGCAATGACGCCTATTTTTATTCAATTTCCCGTTTTGATCGCGCTTTTTTATGTTATTCGTGATGGGCTTCTCCCACATGATCGATATCTCCTCTATCCTATTTTCAAAAATTTTGATTTTTCTGGTATTAGCAAT contains:
- a CDS encoding CapA family protein, which translates into the protein MRTELRSALHGAPSSPEEDTKKIPVQKFHIDPPEVHKNTLIFGGDVMLSRYVDVLMEKNNDYTAPFQDIAEYLSSADITFVNLESPFDRAPQHFSGGMVFGADVKSIEGLLFAGIDIVSLANNHIGDAGKEGVLYTMDMLKENDIRFVGAGENSESSLEPTFLVANDVVFGFLAYSDISPYYAATEEKPGYAMIPDADLLRERIQRTKEIADVVIVSVHTGSEYISRPHKDFVEFAHNAIDAGASLVIGHHPHVIQPVEEYNGGIVFYSLGNLVFDQLLSETKKGILAEVRFEDAKITGYEIKPIVIEKLWKPRFADDEERDEILKKTTW
- a CDS encoding PrgI family protein; its protein translation is MLQYKIPADVQIEDKIIGPLTLKQLLILAAGGGISYTIFLILSDSYFLGIIDYVFICIPFFLSLAFAFLRINDVSFLKWALLLYEYNHNARRRWWDKSVTTKLHYTFVTAKVGNDQKAKDQEKSAKSEEEQKQAKIQDKTSLEKLTMILDHQSAFSDEEKNLPGDHNDDTGLHLSALEKERHEVRLSHAIAASQLKHA
- a CDS encoding type II toxin-antitoxin system HicA family toxin, with the translated sequence MSKFPVYTPEEIIRILKINGFMEDRQKGSHKVFYNAKTLQRVVVPCHKKDLPIGTARSILKMAGLLGNDE
- a CDS encoding type II toxin-antitoxin system HicB family antitoxin: MYTFHLLFRPEPEGGYTVLVPSLPGCLTWAESIEDGKELIKEAIHVYLESVEKHSEKIHDDTESFYTSVNYDHV
- the trpB gene encoding tryptophan synthase subunit beta yields the protein MNKLSEHHSGHFGEYGGRFAPEVLLPALTETEKVWNEVKTDPKFWKEFDYYAKTYVGRPSPLYFAENITKKLGGAKIYVKREDLNHTGAHKINNALGQALLVKRMGKKRVITETGAGQNGLAVATVSARFGFDCTVYMGEIDVARQRPNVFWMERLGTEVVPVLTGTKTLKDATNEALRDWITNVQSTHYIIGSALGPYPFPEMVREFQRIIGREAKQQILEMEGKLPEMIIACVGGGSNSIGIFTDFLEEKSVKLIGVEAGGKGIQGNEHAARFAGKNARVAVVQGYKSIFLQDDDGQIAPTHSISAGLDYAGIGPEHAYLHDLKRVEYTFACDEEVLETLKLVMREEGMIPALESAHAWVEAIKRAPMMKSDEIIIVNQSGRGDKDIFLIAEALKDEGWKEFLKSKT
- a CDS encoding YidC/Oxa1 family membrane protein insertase, with the translated sequence MMQRFLRMALIFFVAYFALSLLFPNPNKKTPETAGDVVLTMEKTEVAQGNLVKGTVQNNTEVPLVLGEKYSPPEYLIFERYENGKWESVTPKNPTAVNTPTKIDPHSQASFSFSEFNEEMFFPIGKYRVLIRPDSEHEFVTEFNVFEPGILRTLFRAVYKVIYNIFIVFLMVGWRSLGLAIILITVLIKMLLWGLNQKSLESQKKMQKIQPELEHLKIKYKDDQQKLAQETMALWKKSGVNPLAAMTPIFIQFPVLIALFYVIRDGLLPHDRYLLYPIFKNFDFSGISNVFLWIFDLSKKPNEDMRLIWLPFVVAILQFLTMRLTFKKNEKKQKETPKKEDSGGMADQMQMMNKMMIYFLPVMIFYFTLTFPSGIGMYWGISTLITLGQQWILNKKHDAE
- a CDS encoding class I SAM-dependent methyltransferase; translated protein: MKNPLISLFLWLGKKFPQPPHPFNTAKNGIMRLNYSDFEYKGAEEIWKYYKNAIDFHSLRGKTVLDLACGAGGKGVWFAEKYGAKIIGIDISPHFIEQAKTCAKEHSVEEFCDFRVGDALDTKLDTESVDYIVLHDALEHIPNTENLFHECHRVLKCGGLLLFNFEPYYHFFGHHIWDVIPIPWLHLITTESFRVELYKTAVTKYPDAKDRIGFRIGKNSNGKEAFTYLNGITRRKFMNIRKKFLENDLFRVVYEEFRTLRRFPLNKLGKLPVLNELFVNTQIGVWEKMGKKD
- a CDS encoding HAD family hydrolase, yielding MTKTPRPISFHEDAIQFITAYFSIPRALVTNCVGWELDLTLQALPLRQYFDVIVNYEPPLRGKPEGDLYLKAAEILQVSAKKCLIFEDSATGILSGKNAGMTVVAIDRGIHRDFHEADVVVPSFCELMQ